A genome region from Microbacterium sp. CGR2 includes the following:
- a CDS encoding class I SAM-dependent methyltransferase — translation MTDEQATSFGVQAHSYEVGRPEYPFDSVAWMLEALPHGARRIADVGAGTGKLTRTLLGAPDAEVVAVDPDPDMLATFRTAVPGVPAFVGTAEKLPLPDASVDAVVLGQAWHWVDPIAASTEIGRVVRSGGVLGLIWNIRDESVDWVRRLTEIMHGSTAEVMLAAGDPVVAEPFGALAQERWVWSRPMTRDLLHKMAASRSYVITASDDEKARIRREMDELFDESGLHGEETIDLPYVTRAFRAIRD, via the coding sequence ATGACGGACGAGCAGGCGACATCCTTCGGTGTTCAGGCCCACAGCTACGAGGTCGGAAGGCCGGAGTACCCGTTCGATTCGGTGGCGTGGATGCTCGAAGCCCTGCCGCACGGCGCGCGCCGGATCGCCGATGTCGGCGCCGGAACCGGAAAGCTCACCCGCACACTGCTCGGTGCACCGGATGCCGAGGTCGTCGCCGTCGATCCCGACCCCGACATGCTCGCCACCTTCCGAACCGCTGTTCCCGGTGTGCCGGCGTTCGTGGGCACGGCTGAGAAGCTTCCGCTGCCGGATGCCAGTGTCGATGCTGTCGTGCTCGGCCAGGCGTGGCACTGGGTCGACCCGATCGCCGCATCGACCGAGATCGGGCGTGTGGTGCGGAGCGGTGGGGTACTGGGACTGATCTGGAACATCCGGGATGAGAGCGTCGATTGGGTGCGACGGTTGACGGAGATCATGCACGGCAGCACCGCGGAGGTCATGCTCGCCGCGGGTGACCCGGTCGTCGCGGAGCCTTTCGGCGCGCTCGCCCAGGAGCGCTGGGTGTGGTCGCGTCCGATGACGCGCGATCTGCTGCACAAGATGGCGGCGTCGCGCAGCTACGTCATCACGGCATCCGACGATGAGAAGGCTCGGATCCGACGCGAGATGGACGAGCTCTTCGATGAGTCGGGTCTGCACGGCGAGGAGACGATCGACCTCCCATACGTCACGCGCGCTTTCCGCGCGATCCGCGACTGA
- a CDS encoding 3'-5' exonuclease: MPLDFTAIDFETANSSPASACSVGLVRVRGGEVVATAGWLIQPPPGHDEFQEWNVRIHGIQPEHVLSAASWVDQFDRLCDFAGADVLVAHNAGFDLNVLRRAAEVTGLLCPPYRSLCSLQVARKTYQLDSYRLPKAAAAAGFAEFSHHDALADARACAQIVIDAARRNGAVDVFGLADALSLRVTEPSVPVLERAVA, from the coding sequence GTGCCACTGGACTTCACTGCGATCGACTTCGAGACCGCGAACTCCAGCCCCGCCTCCGCCTGTTCCGTGGGACTGGTACGAGTGCGCGGCGGCGAGGTCGTCGCCACAGCGGGCTGGCTGATTCAGCCTCCTCCCGGGCACGATGAGTTCCAGGAATGGAACGTCCGCATCCACGGCATCCAGCCGGAACACGTGCTCTCCGCCGCCAGCTGGGTGGATCAGTTCGATCGACTGTGCGACTTCGCCGGCGCCGATGTCCTCGTCGCGCACAATGCGGGCTTCGACCTCAACGTGCTCCGCCGGGCGGCGGAAGTCACCGGGCTGCTCTGCCCGCCGTACCGCTCGCTCTGCAGCCTGCAGGTCGCCCGCAAGACCTACCAACTCGACTCCTATCGACTGCCCAAGGCCGCGGCGGCCGCCGGTTTCGCGGAGTTCTCCCATCACGACGCCCTCGCGGATGCGCGAGCGTGCGCCCAGATCGTGATCGACGCCGCACGTCGGAACGGCGCGGTGGACGTGTTCGGCCTCGCCGACGCACTGAGCCTGCGGGTGACGGAACCGTCCGTTCCGGTCTTGGAGCGCGCCGTCGCCTGA
- the ychF gene encoding redox-regulated ATPase YchF: MALTIGIVGLPNVGKSTLFNALTKNDVLAANYPFATIEPNVGVVNLPDPRLDKLAEIFHSERVLPAAVSFVDIAGIVRGASEGEGLGNKFLANIREADAIAQVVRGFSDDDVVHVEGAVNPASDMETINAELMLADLETVDKAIARYEKEVRGKKIEPVVLETAKAAKDALERGVLLSVAGIDLEPIRELGLLTAKPVIFVFNVDEGVLTNDARKEELAALVAPAKAIFLDAKIESELIDLDPEDAAELLASTGQDESGLDQLARIGFDTLGLQTYLTAGPKEARAWTIPKGSKAPQAAGVIHTDFEKGFIKAEIVSFDDLVATGSVVEARAKGKARLEGKDYVMQDGDVVEFRFNN, from the coding sequence GTGGCTCTCACTATCGGCATCGTCGGCCTGCCCAACGTCGGCAAGTCCACCCTTTTCAACGCACTCACCAAGAACGACGTGCTCGCGGCGAACTATCCGTTCGCGACGATCGAGCCGAACGTCGGGGTGGTGAACCTCCCCGACCCCCGCCTGGACAAGCTCGCGGAGATCTTCCACAGCGAGCGCGTGCTCCCCGCTGCCGTGTCGTTCGTCGACATCGCCGGGATCGTGCGCGGTGCCAGCGAGGGCGAAGGGCTGGGCAACAAGTTCCTCGCGAACATCCGTGAGGCGGATGCCATCGCGCAGGTCGTGCGCGGTTTCTCCGATGACGACGTGGTGCATGTGGAGGGGGCCGTGAACCCGGCATCCGACATGGAGACGATCAACGCCGAGCTCATGCTCGCCGACCTCGAGACCGTCGACAAGGCGATCGCGCGGTACGAGAAGGAAGTGCGCGGCAAGAAGATCGAGCCGGTCGTCCTCGAGACGGCGAAAGCGGCGAAGGATGCTCTGGAGCGCGGCGTGCTGCTCTCTGTTGCCGGCATCGACCTCGAGCCCATCCGGGAGCTGGGTCTGCTGACCGCCAAGCCGGTCATCTTCGTCTTCAACGTCGACGAGGGCGTGCTGACGAACGATGCTCGCAAGGAAGAGCTCGCGGCGCTCGTGGCACCGGCGAAGGCCATCTTCCTCGACGCGAAGATCGAGTCCGAGCTCATCGACCTCGACCCGGAGGATGCCGCCGAGCTGCTCGCATCGACGGGCCAGGATGAGTCGGGTCTCGATCAGCTCGCTCGCATCGGCTTCGACACCCTGGGGCTGCAGACGTACCTGACGGCCGGTCCCAAGGAGGCCCGCGCCTGGACGATCCCCAAGGGGTCGAAGGCGCCGCAGGCCGCCGGTGTGATCCACACCGACTTCGAGAAGGGCTTCATCAAGGCGGAGATCGTCTCGTTCGACGACCTCGTCGCGACGGGATCCGTCGTCGAAGCCCGCGCCAAGGGCAAGGCCCGCCTCGAGGGCAAGGATTACGTCATGCAGGACGGCGACGTCGTCGAGTTCCGCTTCAACAACTAG
- a CDS encoding MerR family transcriptional regulator — translation MRIGELAERTKVPTRMLRYYEEQGLITPLRLDNGYREYDEYLVARVQKIRGLLDSGIPTRIISDMLPCLNDTSGTIVADPDPELRAVLVEQRDKMVERIAFLEQNRDALTRYIDAMDRS, via the coding sequence ATGCGGATCGGCGAGCTGGCTGAGCGAACAAAGGTGCCCACGCGGATGCTGCGGTACTACGAGGAGCAGGGACTCATCACGCCGCTACGGCTCGACAACGGCTACCGCGAATACGACGAGTATCTCGTGGCGCGCGTGCAGAAGATCCGCGGGCTGCTCGACTCGGGGATCCCTACCCGCATCATCAGCGACATGCTGCCGTGCCTGAATGACACAAGCGGCACAATCGTCGCAGATCCTGATCCCGAACTGCGCGCGGTGCTCGTCGAACAGCGCGACAAGATGGTCGAGCGCATAGCCTTCCTCGAGCAGAACCGCGACGCCCTTACGCGATACATCGACGCAATGGATCGCTCCTGA
- a CDS encoding DNA recombination protein RmuC: protein MDALTVVLLLAALAVGVAAGWYLRAGRGAADLARAEAELAAARDDRDRQYDLYRDAVEHARTEQRAEAERVQQQNAVLTALAPVRESLQQMQSKVTAIEQERQAQFGTLAEQLRRAQESDEALRATTESLAGALRSTATRGVWGETQLRRVVEAAGLTRHVDFDLQSTISSDRGTGRPDMVVRLAGGTSIAVDAKVPLDAYLEASALPAGGTHEAQRRAHMQKHVKAVRAHIDALAKKAYWSGLDASPEFVICFLPSESLLAAALDEDPTLLDYAFSRRVALASPVNLWAVLKTVAYTWTQQEVSTEARTLLNLGTQLYDRLGTLAGHADDLRRALERTVDSYNKFAGSLETRVLVTARQFPGIDASGLAAAPAVTAGVTRRFTAPELIGGDEPSPRSRARDDEEASAEPRESPAALLRADVGAVRSRFDEA, encoded by the coding sequence ATGGATGCACTGACTGTCGTTCTGCTGCTCGCCGCTCTCGCGGTCGGAGTCGCCGCAGGGTGGTATCTGAGAGCCGGCCGCGGAGCAGCCGATCTCGCGCGCGCCGAGGCCGAGTTGGCCGCTGCCCGCGATGACCGCGATCGTCAGTACGACCTCTATCGCGACGCCGTCGAGCACGCGCGAACCGAGCAGCGTGCGGAGGCCGAGCGCGTGCAGCAGCAGAACGCCGTCCTGACCGCGCTCGCGCCGGTGCGGGAGAGCCTTCAGCAGATGCAGTCCAAGGTCACCGCGATCGAGCAGGAAAGGCAGGCGCAGTTCGGCACCCTGGCCGAGCAGCTCAGGCGCGCGCAGGAGTCCGACGAAGCGCTTCGAGCCACGACCGAGTCGCTCGCCGGGGCACTGCGATCTACGGCGACTCGCGGAGTCTGGGGCGAGACGCAGTTGCGCCGTGTGGTCGAAGCCGCCGGGCTCACCCGCCACGTCGATTTCGATCTGCAATCCACCATCTCTTCCGACCGCGGCACCGGTCGCCCCGATATGGTCGTGCGCCTGGCGGGAGGAACCTCGATCGCCGTCGACGCCAAAGTGCCGCTCGACGCCTACCTCGAGGCTTCCGCTCTCCCCGCCGGGGGCACCCACGAAGCGCAGCGCCGCGCTCATATGCAGAAGCACGTCAAGGCAGTCCGCGCGCACATCGACGCCCTGGCGAAGAAGGCATACTGGTCCGGCCTCGACGCGAGCCCGGAGTTCGTGATCTGCTTCCTGCCGAGCGAATCCCTCCTCGCGGCCGCGCTCGACGAAGACCCGACCCTGCTCGACTATGCCTTCAGCCGGCGGGTGGCCCTCGCCTCCCCTGTCAACCTCTGGGCGGTACTGAAGACCGTGGCGTACACCTGGACGCAGCAGGAGGTCTCGACCGAAGCGCGCACGCTGCTGAACCTGGGCACGCAGCTCTACGACCGACTCGGCACTCTGGCAGGTCACGCCGACGACCTACGCCGGGCGCTGGAGCGTACCGTCGACAGCTACAACAAGTTCGCCGGCTCTCTCGAGACCCGCGTGCTGGTCACGGCACGGCAGTTCCCGGGCATCGATGCATCCGGGCTCGCAGCCGCACCGGCCGTGACCGCGGGAGTGACGCGCCGCTTCACCGCGCCGGAACTCATCGGCGGCGACGAGCCGTCGCCGCGGTCGAGGGCTCGAGACGACGAAGAAGCATCGGCGGAGCCACGAGAGTCACCCGCAGCGCTGCTGCGCGCCGACGTGGGAGCGGTTCGCTCCCGATTCGACGAAGCCTGA